In Trichoderma asperellum chromosome 1, complete sequence, a single window of DNA contains:
- a CDS encoding uncharacterized protein (EggNog:ENOG41) → MEPLRLKPRQPVEAEVENWDDEDFIVDGDELSLRPTSTAVTTNAQPRRRDSTSSHISLRSDLDSLHGEEQHVHLPADDERSTMAAIAAAERAGIPLPKNVPSSALTGGTIKRLGGKRGRRIIDEDWENDLELPEGHQSFQMKPRTQADFPETLRKVSAGSMQNSPKKTPKSARDSRRSSIMSNSSILSATLSLDKFRDTEDEDDDFFGDGLDTIKVAKSRPPRLMPFVTPPTPVGPELSTEPLDDDFERDLELPSDGKLKLSARRDIPKAPFSLSEDIDWGEGSSLGTRYGGTRRDARSTRSSSVSAMSPSLSSTFTVESEDETFDGLVLPPGHLNFQERLQLRKTNPPPEDIPEEPPAEAAAAAPPKKRFPAAEVEQQDFMEGLEIGDGNVFDSGKLTMHRNIKIKDSRLANPARPKAAVSLTFSNKPVPPQTRIPRLNHERSHSTALEPVSESGGPITHRVRRPQSRVGHSNQLSITSLPTPTTTTFSAAPAPRRAELSRPPFSVRNEPPTTNAQLLRQKRSLAAARARNPPAKPLTGRLERPSSRTETGQPRPKTPQERQQSISGSPGQRKSSIPFLPAGASHLQSQHAASKTVRQFRRFDSDNTIETRPISRTLGRPGLRSPSPHRYKVAADTWERLSRPKGKRNFGDGHELDAFDDLPTSKETESRFLKQPSASNPNKRRAYQVPPPSQPPSQVDRNKTPSPWKAAPGPAIRSAYTPSFARDTAASRIARETALAHRTPSGGPLASVSAQRAPTRSNTQQPPHLAQNTTRTRRPKRPQQLKPHLIANLNGGKESKVVKGMFYNAETYCWEGNENALNAFDGSNSTPSSNSVPPHLVRDKEASAPRPALITNISGTKGVQVVGGMVFDPQNMCWLKLGPQNMTTSEATDSLDNFTGFEEEEDVFKDIPDLEDTTVTDEREGGQASDIKDDWLVGEEFDVGPEFIRRQREEEERWRKKCEKWTNHSPRDRDAWRWTIRELVSQFDDFAVPSVAR, encoded by the exons ATGGAGCCGCTGCGGTTAAAGCCCAGACAGCCAGTGGAGGCTGAGGTAGAGAACTGGGACGACGAAGATTTTATTGTAGACGGCGATGAGTTGAGCCTACGGCCTACGAGTACCGCTGTCACTACCAATGCACAACCACGTCGACGCGATTCCACTTCGTCCCACATTTCGCTGCGCTCCGATCTGGACTCTTTGCATGGGGAGGAACAACACGTCCACCTCCCAGCCGACGATGAGCGATCTACCATGGCTGCCATAGCCGCCGCCGAGAGGGCTGGAATTCCCTTGCCCAAGAATGTGCCGTCGTCTGCATTGACTGGAGGCACGATCAAGAGGCTGGGTGGGAAGAGAGGACGCCGCATTATTGACGAGGACTGGGAAAACGACCTAGAGCTGCCCGAAGGGCACCAAAGCTTCCAAATGAAGCCACGAACTCAGGCCGACTTCCCCGAGACTCTGCGCAAGGTCAGCGCAGGCTCGATGCAGAATAGCCCCAAGAAGACGCCAAAGTCTGCAAGAGATAGCCGAAGAAGCTCCATTATGTCAAACTCAAGCATCTTATCAGCCACCCTCAGCCTGGACAAGTTTAGAGACacggaagatgaagacgacgacttCTTCGGCGACGGTCTTGACACGATCAAAGTTGCTAAGAGCCGACCGCCTCGGTTGATGCCCTTTGTCACACCTCCAACTCCCGTTGGGCCAGAATTATCAACGGAGCCGCTAGACGATGACTTTGAAAGAGACCTGGAGCTACCATCTGACGGCAAACTGAAGCTGTCTGCCAGAAGAGACATCCCCAAGGCGCCTTTTTCACTATCAGAGGATATAGACTGGGGCGAGGGTAGCAGCCTTGGCACTAGATATGGAGGCACCCGGCGAGATGCAAGATCGACTAGGAGTTCGTCGGTCTCGGCCATGAGCCCTAGTCTCTCCAGCACGTTTACAGTGGAGAGCGAAGACGAGACATTCGACGGCCTGGTGCTACCTCCCGGCCATCTCAATTTTCAAGAGAGGCTGCAATTGCGCAAGACAAACCCACCGCCGGAAGATATCCCGGAGGAGCCACctgccgaagcagcagcagcagcacccccGAAGAAGAGATTCCCTGCCGCAGAAGTGGAGCAGCAAGACTTTATGGAGGGGCTTGAAATTGGCGATGGTAATGTGTTTGACTCTGGGAAACTCACAATGCATCGGAATATCAAGATCAAGGATAGCCGACTGGCGAACCCTGCTCGGCCAAAGGCGGCTGTGTCGTTGACATTCAGCAACAAGCCTGTGCCGCCACAAACGAGGATCCCACGTCTTAACCATGAGAGATCCCATTCTACGGCTCTTGAGCCTGTCTCAGAGAGTGGCGGTCCAATCACACATCGGGTTCGCCGACCACAATCTCGTGTTGGCCATTCCAATCAATTATCGATCACTAGCCTACCAACTCCTACTACCACTACCTTTTCAGCTGCCCCAGCTCCTCGCAGAGCAGAATTATCCCGCCCTCCATTTTCTGTTAGGAACGAGCCACCTACGACAAATGCCCAACTGCTCAGGCAGAAGCGGTCTCTCGCGGCCGCACGAGCTCGAAACCCTCCTGCTAAACCGTTGACAGGACGGCTGGAAAGACCTTCTTCACGTACAGAGACTGGCCAACCCCGACCCAAGACACCACAGGAGCGACAACAATCAATCAGCGGGAGCCCTGGGCAACGGAAGAGCTCGATACCCTTTCTTCCCGCAGGGGCTTCTCATCTGCAGTCGCAGCACGCCGCTTCCAAAACTGTGCGACAATTCCGCCGCTTTGATTCCGACAACACCATTGAAACGCGCCCTATTTCTAGAACACTGGGAAGGCCAGGCCTGCGATCACCTAGCCCACACCGCTACAAAGTGGCCGCTGATACATGGGAACGCCTAAGCCGACCCAAGGGTAAACGGAACTTTGGTGATGGCCATGAACTGGATGCCTTTGACGATCTACCGACATCAAAGGAGACGGAGAGTCGATTTTTGAAACAGCCTTCTGCCAGCAATCCGAACAAACGCAGAGCATATCAGGTACCGCCACCATCACAACCTCCTTCGCAAGTGGATAGAAATAAAACGCCATCGCCGTGGAAGGCGGCACCGGGGCCGGCGATACGAAGCGCATATACTCCTAGCTTTGCACGAGACACTGCAGCTAGCCGCATTGCTCGCGAGACAGCTCTAGCCCATCGGACGCCAAGCGGCGGGCCGTTGGCTTCAGTGTCTGCTCAGCGAGCACCGACGAGAAGCAATACCCAGCAGCCGCCCCATCTTGCACAAAATACAACCCGAACCAGGAGACCGAAACGACCCCAGCAACTGAAACCTCACCTTATCGCAAACTTGAACGGCGGTAAGGAGTCTAAAG TCGTCAAAGGCATGTTTTATAATGCTGAGACGTACTGCTGGGAAGGGAACGAGAACGCTCTCAACGCGTTTGACGGGTCGAACTCAACGCCATCCTCAAATTCCGTTCCTCCCCACCTGGTCCGGGATAAAGAAGCCTCAGCACCTCGGCCGGCTCTCATTACCAACATCAGCGGCACTAAAGGTGTGCAAGTGGTTGGTGGCATGGTGTTTGATCCTCAAAACATGTGCTGGCTCAAACTTGGCCCTCAGAATATGACAACATCTGAGGCTACCGACAGCCTGGATAACTTCACTGGTttcgaagaggaagaggatgtcTTCAAAGATATTCCGGACCTCGAAGACACTACTGTCACTGACGAACGAGAGGGTGGTCAAGCCAGTGACATTAAGGATGACTGGCTGGTGGGCGAAGAATTTGACGTCGGCCCTGAATTCATCCGAAGGCagcgtgaagaagaggagaggtgGCGGAAGAAGTGTGAAAAGTGGACGAACCACAGCCCCCGAGACCGAGACGCTTGGCGATGGACTATTCGCGAGCTTGTGTCTCAATTTGACGACTTTGCGGTGCCGAGCGTAGCTAGGTAA
- a CDS encoding uncharacterized protein (EggNog:ENOG41) → MAEVAFAKTFLTSLDSRPIKLSPDHIEDPKTFPPRPPYILPRMPTPMSKPSSLARAAPGQEPSISVSLKSLRNPPLDIALPALPLSTSVLDVKAAVQEQTRIPIDKMKLLLNKRPVVDSKVLKELRANESDRAIEFSVMVIGGAAAIPPPEETVEDVPVSTAQADEATVEAELESEAFWADLKGFLQQRLKAQGKGEELANLFKSSWEASRSS, encoded by the exons ATGGCTGAAGTCGCTTTCGCAAAGACGTTCCTCACGTCGCTCGACTCCCGTCCCATCAAGCTCTCCCCAGACCACATCGAGGACCCCAAGACATTCCCGCCTCGACCTCCC TACATCCTCCCCCGCATGCCAACGCCAATGTCCAAACCCTCCTCCCTCGCCCGCGCCGCCCCCGGCCAAGAACCAAGCATCTCCGTCTCCCTCAAGTCCCTCCGCAACCCGCCGCTCGACATCGCCCTGCCCGCCCTCCCGCTCAGCACCTCCGTGCTCGACGTAAAGGCCGCCGTGCAGGAGCAGACGCGCATCCCCATCGAcaagatgaagctgctgctcaacaAGCGGCCCGTCGTGGATAGCAAGGTCCTCAAGGAGCTGCGCGCAAATGAGTCTGACAGGGCTATTGAATTCTCTGTCATGGTGATTGGTGGCGCGGCGGCTATTCCGCCTCCTGAAGAGACGGTCGAGGATGTGCCTGTTTCGACGGCCCAGGCAGATGAGGCGACGGTGGAGGCGGAGCTTGAGTCTGAGGCCTTCTGGGCGGATCTCAAGGGCTTCTTGCAGCAGCGGCTCAAGGCTCAAGGCAAGGGCGAAGAGCTGGCGAATTTGTTCAAATCTAGCTGGGAGGCAAGCAGATCAAGTTAA